From the Scomber japonicus isolate fScoJap1 chromosome 8, fScoJap1.pri, whole genome shotgun sequence genome, the window TTACatatccaacacacacacataaacaaacaaacacacacacacacacacacacacacacacacacacacacacacacacacacacacacaatcaatgaGCATGTTATTATCAATGAACACCATTTATCCTTATGTCATAATCATATCAACAACACAGGCAAATTAACATCACCCATTATTATACACCTAAACTATACAATTCAATTAATATGACAGAATATGACACAGTCCAGCGGTGCAGCCCAGATGTTTGTCCATCAGGACATACATTACATGCATTATTTATGACGACACACTAAATATACAGCAGCGCTCATTAAAATCAATCTCAATAAACTGCCACTAATGCTGTGTGAATGAAGCTAATTCATTCATGATTGTAGTCAATGACAGCGGTTAAGCGTGTGTAAATTTAGCATATGTATgtgtaggaagaggaggagggggaggaggaggggtctGCTGGCTGTGAGGTAATGTCATGTAATGTGTCAATCAATTCAATTAAAACAGCTGGATAATTAGTGATGTATTGAATTATtcatactactactataataatgataacaataataataacaatataatgataataataataataataatgtgatattAAAGTAAACATAATATTACAGCACACGTGTGGGTATAATAAAGCCATCAGTGATATCTACACGTTTTGCGTAATAACCTCCATAAAGAGCACGTGCTGGTGTAGACGTCACTTATAGTAAACAATATAAAGCAGCCTGcgtttaaaaacaaacaatgaataaTTAAACAGTTTACAAACATCCAGAACAGATAGAGTGTGTCTGCAGTTTATCATGAATCCATGTTGATGTTACATGCTGAACTCTCTGCACTCAGCATTGTGGAgcggtgtgtgtatatgtgtgtgtgtgtgtgtgtgtagcctatatgtgtgtgtgttttaaggtgaCTCCTCACACAGGGATGCAGGAGTCCACTCCACCTCTTGTGAGAGTCCTCCGTTGCATCTGGCACGCAGCCAGATACctcgtgcgtgcgtgtgtgtgtctacgtgCGTGCGTGTCACTATGGGAGCAGGGGCCCACCGTGTGCTCGCGTACACTGTTGTTGGCCGCGACCATCCGTGCACACACAGCGTCGTCTAGCGGTCACCACTAATAACTGCCACATCTTAAAATGGCCACTGGTGCTGGTGGACACTGCAGCACGACGATGCCCCCCCACCCAAAACCCCCTCCACCCTTTACCTCCAGCCACTGCCGGGTTCAgcggtttttttggggggggggggacacaggCAAACTCTGTCTGGGTTTATTTTCGTTTATGTCTCAAAAGTGTTTTTCATAAGTAAAActattaatatcacacattaaaaatacagtgtAAAGTCTGGTTAAAGTAacttcaaagtgaagatttaaATAGAGCAAAGTCTACTTATACATCAAAGTTACTAGTTTATATAATGTTGTATAGTTTAATTCAtaataatgcatcatattttatttgtagtaGTTACCAGTAACATGTATCTGTTAAGTAAATGTAGTAGAGCAGTGTTTTCCTCTGCAGTAGATGTACTTGGTTGTATTTTTGGCCTTTTGTAACTTATTTCAAACTTAAATTTCATTTATAGCACATTTCTTTCCTTATTGGCCATTAAAAGTGCTTTACACcctcatccattcacacacacacattcatagacTGATGGCTGAGGTtgccatgcagggtgccaactATGCATCCCGCGCTTCCCCCATTATGTTTCTATGCTCACCCATTCACTCACATACCAGCTGATGGTATCATAATTCAATATATTTCATATCTAAACATCATAATAAATCTACAGTCATTTGTGGCTCTTCTACCTGAGGGCCCCAGTAGTTGCGAACCTTTCCTAATGGTAAACTCCACCAGCCGAGGCCtctcccctccacacacacacacacactgcagttgGCCCACAGAGCTGTTAACTCATTATCTGTGCTACACTGTTAATCCATAAGCACACCGCTCTGCCTCGCAGTGGTTAAGTGGAGTGTTTTAGGGTCCGGaggttaaaacataaaaccaatGTAGGAGTTTGACCCCTGGCTCCCACAGTGCCAACAAAgcctcctaaaaaaaaaaaaaaaaaaatgcacgaGATCGTCATATCAGATCACTCAAGTTTTTATTCACAATATATAGAACAATGATTCAAGTCAGACACACCGCAGCCAGtacaaaataaatctgatgaAAAAGCAAAATATATCCTTTATAAGCTGAGTTTTCAACACTTTACAGATTAAATACATCAGTTTCCTCAGATAACAGTAACTGGTTACACACAGCAGAGTGTTTCAACAGTTGGACATATgaggttttcatttcatttgacacAGACAGGACTTCTACCTCTGACTAAGCAGCTTGTAGTGCAAAAATCAACACGTGTAACATTCATATGGGTTGAGTATGTTCTGACTTTAGATTATAATGTAAGGCCTGTGCTGCATTCAgatgcagaaaagaaaaaaaaaaaaagaaaaagaaaaactagtCTTAGGCAAAGATATGCCTGGCTCGTCGTGTTTCCACCACCTGTTCCACACCTGGAcgagaggagacagaaaaagggGGACTCCGGACGTGAAGGTCTGATGCCCGCGCGGTGGAATTTTGACCCGAACGCTTCACGTTAAGTGGGTCAAAAAGGCGACTGCACATGTCATAACACCTTAACATCAGAGTGTGTGGATTGTCAAAGTCTCTTTATTATCTCTGCGCAATAAAAATGACCTTTGATTTTAAAGTTGTGGGGTTAGTGTAGGAACAGAGCGGGAATGTAAGAAACTCACTCTCTATTCTGGGCCATGAAGAAGACTGTGTCATACTGTAACCGTCAATGTTGCACTGTAATGAGGAGAACTGGCTGGACAAACtggggaggggttgggggggggggggggcacgcaGTTCTGATAGGTCGGCTTTAGGCGTCCCTCTTTTTGATGATGAGCGGTCCGACATTGTCCCCGGTCTCCTCGTTGTGTTTGGTGTGGGCGCCGTCGCAGTAAGGGAACTGGAAGGAAGACGAAGAGAGTTTAGAGGGAAACAAAAGCGGCTCTTATCAAGTTCAAGACCTTTGTACTCTGATTAATAGAGCTGTGACAGAACCATGACTTTAATATGGATCCAGAGTGGcttgaaaaacacattattagGAGTAAATAAGACATTTCTGAGCAGCTGAGTGGATGACTGATGACAACGTCCACATAATTCAACAGTTATATTGTTATGATGAagagaaaatacacacagtggTTATAAATGACcacaacatttgtgtttattatatgtCCATAAAGCAAATAGTGGATCTTGATTATTGCAAATGAGTTCTGTGTCAGCCAGGtctatcattttaaaacatgacaccccccccccccccccacacacacacacacacaaagcaattAATGGCCACTTAGTTAAATTAAGATGTCTCCAAGTGTTCAATTCTCAATGTAACACTGCTGAGATCACACTTTCATTTCCATGAagcagaaaacagtgaaaaatggtTTGTCAGTGCTGGAGCAGATGGGGCTCGCTCACTTTTTGATGCGATCGGTTTTTTTTTGACTCTTGAGATTCTTCTTATGAGTTCAGTCGATCGTAAGATGGCAAAACTTACAGAATAGTTGTTCTCCTGACTCGCAGCAGTCTCTGGATACTGCTCTGCTCTAAATTTAGCTGTTAGTGTTGAATTCCTCAGTTTTTTTGGCTGACTTAGCCGTCTCAGGGGGTCTCTTCtcaacatgactgtgtgtgtatgtgtgtgtgtgtgtgtgcgtgcgtgtgtgggGAGGAGAACgttttttcctcattcatcATGTGATGAAAGCTGAAACAGGAGTGTTTTCTCTGACCACTGAAGCCATTCCTTTGATTAAAAACAGTGCAGTGTTGCATTACTTCAAATTCATTAGTATTCcttacatttgaaatattttcttattgaaCTGTTGAAATTGTAATTCATCCACCACATGATTCGACACTTTCTGGTGACACAGTGTGCTCAAACTGTAAAACACAGAATTCAGGACAAGCGAAACGGAAAACATGGAATTTGGGAATAATTAAATGGAATctggatttcattttagctctacaTGCTGTCGGTAGCTGATACTCTGCATGTTGCATTTTTGTCATCTAAGCTGCAGTCGGAAAGTAAAACACCTGGCTGTGACATCACCGACTTCCCAAAAGTGCAACAAGTGTGAAAGTGTGACCACGCAGAGAGCCGACGGACCTTTGAACCACATTTTGGAGACCTCACCGGACTTAACTGTACTGACTGGCAGAAACTCAAAAAGTAAACTGACCTTCTTTGACTTCCAGCAGCGGCAGTACACAGCTTTGGTGCCGATGTCCTCCATGTCAAAGCTGTGCACCACTTTGGGACTGTCTTTGCTGATGCATGTGTTCACCTGGGACTTCTTGCAGCCTCGCCCCTTCAGGTAATGGCTGACTAGAAAACCTCCTGCAGCTGCGACCACGGCCACCGGCACCGCAACCAACAGGTGCTCTGGagagaaaaatatgtatttgagggttaacaaaaactgacttTATACCCTTTTACAGGAGGGAGTCAGTGCTTttgctgcttttgttgtttACAGACAGGTGACACAGAGCTATCTcagtgtttgtttaatgtgaacATAAAAACTTCATGGGTGACTTGACTGACTTGTGTTAGATAATGACGTCATTTAGATTTGTGACCAAAGGAGCCTCTCTGTCAGTAAACAGCTTTGTGGCATTTCAGTCCACTTTAAGTCCTCTTGAACTGGCTTCATGCATTTTCTAAAGTGAACTTATTTAAATAAACTTCCCACACAAGCACTCAGGCAGCTTTCCTAATGAGACGTCAAAGGAGACATAAAGAGGTGGAAGTGCTTAtcatctttaaagaaaaaaaaatttaatataGCTTAAGTGAGCTTTAATAGGCTCATAAAGTCTAGTAGCAATcagattgtttttctttaatatcCTGAACACTTGATTCAATATGAGCTTGAAACTAAAGGACAAAGTTCATGTTGTCATACAAAGTACCAAACATTAAGCTACCACTTTATCAAAGATTGAAGGTGAGTTGATTTGGTGTGTGTTCAGATATGTAGACACTGACACTGAACAAACACTGTAGTCCTGTTACACGGTCTCATAAATAAGCACCTTTGTGTACACTGAGTGACTTGCAGGCATTCAGGGTGACCAATTAGTACTATTTGCATGTAAGGTTTTAACCACAAAGAATTGTTCTCTGCATGTTTCTGCTATGAGCCTTCAAGCCACTCCATAATGTTTAAAAATCCTGGATTTGCTGCACTCTTTAGGTCTGCTGTAACACTGAAAGGACAAGCCAGTAGTGTTACATAGAACTGTCAGGgttattatgtgtttttatgattgTGCTGGAAGAGGAGGCGAACACTTGAACCTTTCAACTGTACTATTTCCAAATTCACCTGACACCAGTCAAACAGTAACAAAATGCTTGGAAGGCCTAACAGCTAGTTCAGATGATGACTTAACATCTACCTCTCCTCCTGCTACATCATCTGAGGTAGAATTAGATTCATATAGAAAAACTTAAGAGTAATGTGCTGtggcttttcattttaaatcgGGGATTGTGAATTGCACTGTTCTCCAGTTTTGTTGAGGCTGAGCAGGATTAGGCAGCATCACATGATGCAGGGACATCAGGAAGGAGAAGGGGCCCTGCCACCAGCCTGGGTCAGCTGGATCAGTGATTAGCTGCAACCAAACATTCAGATACTCCTGCTGTAGATAGTGGGATCACCTCCAAGTATGACTCGAGCTCATGGGCCAAAACTGAGAGAGTGTCTAAAGTTGGAAACATAACCTGTGGCTGTATTTACTCTGCTCACTGCCAGCTAAGTGTTTGCTAGCCAGCCGAGGAGCGGTTAGGTCACTGACATTGCGGTAAAAGAAAAGTTACTTCAACCTTAAATGATCGATATTTTAAGATAAAAGAGCCTATTTTACCAGAAGTAATCTCCACACACCGAGAAGTAGCCCGACAAGCAAGTGTGCAGTACCGATGGTCACAGAGATATCACGTTTATGCTGAGCGGCAGGCGAAAACACTCGTTACAAGCTAGCATGCTATTAGCTGGCGTTAATACTTTACCTTTTGACAACCTTAATCCCGAGTAGGGTAATGCGGGCATAGCAGGTAAACTCGGGGCTGTCATATTTTCTCTGGACggtgtgtgttgtttgtagTCAGCTCACAACAGCAAGGTCAACCGAGGAGTCTTATCCGCGCTCCGTTAGCTACACCAGCGGTGTATCTGCACCGTCGACTGACGTCACTGCGCTACACCCAATCAGAGCCGAGGAGGGAGAGTGATGTTCCGCCAAGGCAAGAGGATTCACTCCACAGCTCAAACCTACTTTGCTTTATTTAACTGAACTGTTATATGACGGATTGGGTTCTTTCgtcagtctttatttattgaaaCCTTCATTTAGGCCTCGAAAGTCATTGAGGTTTCCTTCATTTGCAAAGATGTCGAGACAGAGAGATCAAAAAAGGGCAATACTCAATGACACTGTGCAGAAGACTGTTTATGAAAGTCTCATTAACATGGAAGATATCTAAATGAGAAATGTATATTGTGAAAGTTGATGTCTTGACAATTGAGAACACTAGATATTTGATTTATAACAGCTATGCTGTACATATCATTTCGGAGTTATTACAATAACCAGACTTGATGTATGAATAATGCTCTAAAGTCATTATTACGGCTGGGAAACTTGGATATTTCCGAAAAGACACTGAATAGTCCAGCACACAAGTGCCGGAAAATCTAACAAATATCCTACAGATGCTCCCCGCCAAACACGGTCTCTGCCATCGTCTGTAATAAATAAATTTCCAGTGTTGTATCGGCAATACACCGTATTTTACTGCTCACATCTACAAGCCTATATCCAAACAATCCTCTGGATGAAGTAAAACACTCGTGAGTCGTTCAGCCCTCATGACGTATACGGAGCGCAGAGTCTTGCTACTGCGGATAACTAACTTGATTGCTGCGCTCTTTGTTACCTAACCCTGTTGCCTTTCAGGAAAAGCTTCTCTTAGAATAAGTAAATACTTTACTGAACCATGATAACCGCCCCTGGTTAAACTTTAACAGCTAACAATAGCTGAAAATACACGATTCTATTTTCatcaacataaacacagaataGCCATcagttaaaatgtaatatatacacatatatatagtttAAAAAGTTGCTTAAAAGCACCACCAGAGGTCGACAAAACAACCTATACTTAAAAACTAAACTGTAGTATGTATAAGTATTATGACATGCGTTGAATCTAAAGCTATTTTATTGTTctgttaatatatttttacaagTGTATTTTAAAGTTCAGCTTCTCACTAAAAGAATAAACCAGTGATAGTGACTGCATCTCCAGACCACTTATATTTATTCTAAGAACAATTTTAAATTATGTAAAGTTTCAGTCATGTTTCACTTAGTAAACAGAAATAATCTGTTAACTGTTATAATAATCCGTTAATAACTTATATAGCTATAAGATATTAATGATACAGTGTGGTACTAGCAGATGTTCCTCTATCACAGGTTCTGTAGAACTGGGTCATGAATTTGACCCCGTCCTACCTCTGCATGTCGTCCAAAAGGGCCCGAGAATGAGTCAACACAGGAGTCACGGGTTTTTATTACACAGTTTAATCAACACACAAAGCTCAACGAGCCTCTCAGGTAATTCAATATACAGAGGTTTTGTGCAAGAAGAGTGGGTTCTCCTCGCACCCAGAGCCCAAGCCAGTCCCATAGCCATTTAAGATGTTAGCCTCTAATTTAACaatagcaaaaaacaaaaaaagaaaagaaaaaaaagcaacctAAAGAGttatgggggggagggggaaaggggggGATAAAAAACACAGGTTGaactaagaaaaataaattgcttAAATACCTGGTCCAGAACCTCCACTTTGTGTATAAAGAAAAGTGGTAGTggtgggtggggggaggggtgtGTGACATGGGGTTACAgttgtgcgtgcatgtgtgtgtgtgtgtgtgtttgtgtgtgtgtgtgtacaaaggGGTCAACTTGGGTAAGGTGAAGGTGGGAGAGGGAGGTGTGGGGATAAATTCAAGTCCGTTCGTAGAATCCAACAGAAGACCAAAATCGGCCATgtgcatcttttcttttttttctttttttcatagcCTGCGATGATTTCTTTTAAGTATTCGTTGTATAAAATACAGAGTGCCCTTCGACTCGCGTGCCAAACTGCTTTCTTGAATTGTCACCTCGGCTGATGGGAATTATAAGGACAACAAAACAAGAAAGGGTGCAGAGTGTAAAAATCCCTCCATATTactgtcccccccccctcccccctaaAAAAGGGAAAtcaaggaagaaaaataaaaggtcCCCTCAAAAGTTTTACAGATGCTCAAAGGAATGCTTTTAGTAATTAACATGGGGGGAGGTAAAGGGGCGAGGATGCAGGacgaaaggggggaggggggaggctGCGACAGCCCAACCTGCATGGTGACATAATGTAACGTAATACAGAGTtcagggatggaggaggaggaggagaagggggggcaGAGGTCACAAGGGAGGAGTGAGGTGGAAAAAGGAGCAGGGAGAGACGGGTGTAACCATTATAAGGTGACAAAATTTACACTGGAGGGTGGGCAGGTGAGCTGAGAGgtgtgagaggaggaagaagggggagagacagagtcaaacagagagagagaaagatagagatagatagagagagagggggagagagagagagagggtggggcaGAGGGAGTTTTACAGGTACTCTGGTGAAGGGGAGGCGTGGCTCAAAGAAAGCACTCCAATGGAAACCAACAAGATCTTGTTTtaaacttttcatttgtttgtatggttttttgtttgttttctctttacGTCTGAAGCTCCCCTAACCTTATGTCGTAGAGGTGGTTGGCCATGATTCTACCCCAACACTACATTGCATACTTTTGTGTCCATTCCCGAGCTATTTTGTTGTACCTGCAAACAaacagagggagaaacagagagagagagagggagagagagagagagagagaggagcgtTAGTTGTTTAGTCTCGTAATCCAGCATGTTACAAACTTCCATATGCATATCATTCAGTATCACTGAAGCAGAGAGGCCAGctggctgacacacacacacagctctgccATCTTGTGCCGAAATTCAGgttattttatttcctctttaacaCTGCAGCAGCCAGAAATCACTGCAGATGGCTGATCAGTACAAAAACTCCACCAAAACAGCACTATGTTTACTGTATATGCAATATTTCATAATATGTTCCTCTTATTTCTTTCTGTgggtttgtaaaaaaaaaaaaaaaaaacacagatgacaGTGCAAACCTGTGACTGGTCAGTGTGGGCTGCCAGCATTCACTTAACCAGTAACTGATAAATGTACAGAACTGGACAGAACAACTTTAGTAATGACAGATTCATTTTTGAAGGAGCTAAAtatcaactttatttaaaaatgattactTTTAATGGAGATGCACTGTGATGCGACTTGTGCTGCAACAAGTGTGCAGGTGTATTCTACTGCATACAGCCAAAAAACATAGTGATACcagctgaaatgaaatattatgACTGCAAAATGTTCTGaaatgaatgttaaaaaaaaggtgtttgttcattcattcattcagagcagcggcagaggaggaaaacctaaaaaacaaaattgcACATTTTAGGAAACTGGCTGAACGGCAACCAGTCAGCATTTATTTTTAAGGCCAGTTCCCATAAATTTAACATGTGATGACTGAAACTTGATATTCCTTGTGTGCTTTTAGCTTTCGaacaatgtaaacaaaaaaacccaaaaaagaaTATTGTGAAatcttaaaaacagaaattgcAGCTAAATGATGTGAATTTTTGTTCGGTTGTGTGGTTCTGGTATTACGATGGAGAGCTTGTCTTAGTCTTAGCAAAGCTTCGCCTGGTATATAGGAGACGTGATCAGTTCAGGTTATAAAAGGCTGGTGACCCAAAGTGTTTAATGTTGACAACAAACCCATCCAAATGATGAAATGACTTACTTTTCCCTGTCCGTCTTGTAGATGCGGGCGATCTCGGGTACTAAGGGGTCATCCGGGTTTGGGTCGCACAGCAGAGAGCAGATGGACAGGAGAACTGGGATGTGTGTAGCGGAGGATGAGTGTTCACCAGTTGAGCATttgtgtaaaaagaaaagaaacaaaacaaacaaaccttaaCAATTTGGACCGCTTGGCTTCAAGATTAACCACAGATGCAAATGTTTTTTACTCAAAGCTATAGAATTATTGATAGAGCACGCAACTGGGGTTTTTAACAAATGTAGAGAATGCCTGAGAGACATCATTTGTAACCATGTCTGTTAGTAATCATCCATCACAAAAGAGCCACGCTGACATTTACAGAGATACTACTCATGTTCTACACGAGGACCTCTGCGTGACAAATGTGAGAATGTATTATATTGTGGGATGCATTTTTTATTCAAAACCACTGTTTATGAAAGCATCTGAAACGACCATGTGTGCAGCTTAGCGCCTGAAGGCCCGACGAGAGATGGGCCTTACCTTTGGAGATGGTGAGAGCTGGAGACCACTGTGATCGCAGGATGTCAAGACAAATGCTGCCGTTGCTGTTTATATTTGGGTGGTAGATTCTTGTGGTAAACGCAAcctgaagacagacagacaggcaaaaGAAATGCAAGGgggagcggaggaggaggagggaggaagggggttggtggtggtgagagagagaaagagaaacaacaggaaactgaaTGATGTAAAGCTGTGGCATTCTTTAGgagggaacacacacatacatacacactggtGCTTTTTAGATTTGGGCAACGCTCTCTCTATAGTCAGGTTGTCATATTGTCACCCTGTGAGACTGCTAACGTGATCACCccgagagaggaggaggaggaggaggaggaggaggagggtccaCTTTAAGTGAGCCTGGGCCCATGTTGAAGTCGCTAACTTCAGGGCTAAGCTTGGGTCTTGAGGAGTCGTAGCATTTaatcactgacaaaaaaaaaaaaaaaaacgcaaaCTGTGAACTCATTGCATTGCTAACTTCACactatctcactctctctctcgacCACACACTCACTACTCACACAGCCTACACGCTGAGCTATGCCGTAAAAGAAGCACATGTAAAACCCATTTTAAGCTCTGATAGTAAATTAGTTCAAATCACCTTGGACATACTTTTCAAGTTAGGAATAAAAAGCCTTCCTGTTTGTATTGGATTGTttaaatgaagagagggagattATAATTTAAGAGGGTTGTTTATCTGTGAAATGTGTAAAGTGAGAACAAATCTAAGTGTTATAGCAGTCTATGGAGTTGAAACTATGTAATTCTCTGTTGAGCTTCAAGAAAGCCTTGAAGTgtaaaattatgaaggattatgatgcaaaatgattaaaattTACAAGATTAGGATTATAATTTagagtacattttctttcttttggatTTGCTGATATTATGGGTCATTTTATAGATTCTATGGGATAGGCAAAAATCagtcattatatatattttattgtgtgaaaTAGAATGGTGTAAACATATATGATGATGTTTTGTCAGTTGTTTCTTATAATGtatgactgaaataaaatattcattcattcataagtATCAGTGCAGGGAAAACCAATCGCTGATCATCCCTTTAATCGTAGATGTAGGATCTACCAATCAGCACAAgtctagttactctgtttatgTTGCtgcttctttgtgtgtttgtgtgtgtttgtgtgtgtttgtgtgtgtttgtgtgtcggTGTCTTGCTTACCTTTGGCGGTTTGAAGGGGTAGTCTGTGGGGAAGTGTATGGTCAAGAAGAAAACCCCGCTCTGGTAAGGACTGTCATTctaacagagagaaaacaaaaacaaaaacacacattcatgtcaTTAGTGAGTGAACTATACATGCAAAATGGAATATAAAGTTAAATGCTCAACCATGAATCTTCTGTTTGAGCTGACAAATAGCTGACATCTAATTGATAAAGTACAAAGTTGAGTCTAATGAggaacattttaacacattttagagTAAAAACGAGCAGAACACTCTGTCGTTTGCATGAATGTTGATTCCCGTCAGAAAGCGAAGACTCTAAATGAATACTTAC encodes:
- the zgc:110843 gene encoding CDGSH iron-sulfur domain-containing protein 1; protein product: MTAPSLPAMPALPYSGLRLSKEHLLVAVPVAVVAAAGGFLVSHYLKGRGCKKSQVNTCISKDSPKVVHSFDMEDIGTKAVYCRCWKSKKFPYCDGAHTKHNEETGDNVGPLIIKKRDA
- the ube2d2 gene encoding ubiquitin-conjugating enzyme E2 D2, whose translation is MALKRIHKELNDLARDPPAQCSAGPVGDDMFHWQATIMGPNDSPYQSGVFFLTIHFPTDYPFKPPKVAFTTRIYHPNINSNGSICLDILRSQWSPALTISKVLLSICSLLCDPNPDDPLVPEIARIYKTDREKYNKIAREWTQKYAM